In one Brassica oleracea var. oleracea cultivar TO1000 chromosome C9, BOL, whole genome shotgun sequence genomic region, the following are encoded:
- the LOC106318245 gene encoding transcription initiation factor TFIID subunit 8-like → MTYGDGEGGSQRRDSQRGNDFAYALARMAVAQICEGVEISTLQESHSREGARFSSFQESALERLTDVVVQYVQSVGKTTQFYANMAGRVEGNALDVVQALEDLGSGLGFNGAHDVEHCLGDSGVVKDIIRYTGEAEEVPFVYSLPRFPFNKGKRRAPSFSEIGAEMADEHIPVWLPAFPETKMSKEVEETNVEKIEGEVKSKENGVSLPSMQQSLDVDRLKVQKSMDQEAVLEPAEEPEGNPFLAAPVWVSEKDVPRVFCPSEPTNEEVTIGHVPEKQTNKSHHIPPLEAHAPSGTINEESRFGGTEDGQRKDGAITERALLRFKIGTRKASMRLTIKQSLEDKGWFLEDGEKREKKVEREEKLETIDTDVK, encoded by the coding sequence ATGACCTATGGAGACGGGGAGGGCGGAAGTCAACGGAGAGATTCACAACGCGGCAATGACTTTGCCTATGCACTCGCTAGAATGGCCGTGGCGCAGATATGCGAGGGGGTCGAGATCAGCACTCTCCAGGAATCGCATTCACGGGAAGGTGCGAGGTTCAGCTCTTTTCAGGAGTCTGCGCTCGAGAGACTGACCGATGTAGTGGTCCAGTACGTTCAAAGCGTTGGGAAGACGACGCAGTTCTATGCTAATATGGCTGGGAGAGTGGAAGGTAATGCTTTGGATGTTGTTCAGGCGCTGGAGGATTTGGGATCTGGATTGGGTTTCAACGGTGCTCATGATGTTGAGCATTGTCTTGGTGACTCCGGTGTGGTTAAGGATATTATTCGTTACACAGGGGAAGCTGAGGAAGTGCCTTTTGTTTATTCTCTTCCTCGGTTCCCTTTTAACAAAGGGAAGAGACGAGCTCCTAGCTTCTCTGAGATTGGAGCAGAGATGGCGGATGAGCATATTCCAGTTTGGCTTCCTGCTTTTCCTGAAACCAAGATGTCTAAGGAGGTCGAAGAGACTAATGTTGAGAAAATAGAAGGGGAGGTGAAGAGCAAAGAAAATGGAGTGTCTTTGCCGAGTATGCAGCAGTCTTTGGATGTTGATAGGTTAAAAGTTCAGAAATCTATGGATCAGGAAGCTGTTCTGGAACCAGCAGAAGAACCGGAGGGTAATCCATTCCTTGCTGCACCAGTTTGGGTTAGCGAGAAGGACGTGCCACGTGTGTTTTGCCCGTCAGAGCCTACAAATGAAGAAGTTACCATTGGCCACGTTCCTGAGAAACAAACGAACAAGAGCCATCATATTCCACCCCTTGAGGCACATGCACCATCTGGCACGATCAACGAGGAGAGCAGATTTGGTGGAACGGAGGATGGACAGAGAAAAGATGGTGCAATAACAGAAAGAGCCTTGCTCCGTTTCAAGATTGGAACTCGAAAGGCCTCTATGCGTTTGACGATAAAGCAGAGCTTAGAAGATAAGGGTTGGTTTCTAGAGGATGGAGAAAAAAGGGAGAAGAAGGTGGAACGCGAAGAGAAACTTGAAACCATTGACACAGATGTAAAATAG
- the LOC106315569 gene encoding ribosome biogenesis protein WDR12 homolog — MDGGGEDASKVIHVKFVTKLDSPFQVPSSSVVIPSNVTRLGLSSIVNSLLTLEKHEAFDFLIDGELIRMSLEQFLLAKGISAERTLEIEYIRAVAPRKEEKPSLHDDWVSAVDGSSSRFILTGCYDGLGRIWSSPESCTHILEGHSGAISSIAFVNSEGAENVTVATAAKDRTLRLFKVDTAESGDPTTRVGAYKILRGHKASVASVAAQKYGSKICSGSWDCTINLWDTDEATSELSVAGKRRKGNNQAEETQLEGEAESTFVGHTQCVSSVVWPEHDVIYSCSWDHSVRRWDVPTGKESLNLFCGKALNTVDVGGEGSALVAAGGSDPILRVWDPRKPGTSAPVFQFASHASWISACKWHKSSWFHLLSASYDGKIMLWDLRTAWPLSVIDTHKDKVLCADWWKGDSVVSGGADSNLRISSGISIS; from the exons ATGGACGGCGGAGGAGAAGACGCGTCTAAAGTAATCCACGTGAAGTTCGTGACGAAGCTTGACTCACCGTTCCAAGTTCCGTCCAGCTCCGTGGTTATCCCTTCCAATGTCACTCGTCTCGGTCTCTCCTCCATCGTCAACTCTCTTCTCACTCTCG AGAAACATGAGGCATTTGACTTTTTGATCGATGGGGAGCTTATTCGAATGTCACTTGAACAGTTTCTTCTCGCCAAGGGAATCTCAGCG GAACGAACTCTTGAAATAGAATACATAAGGGCTGTGGCGCCACGGAAGGAGGAGAAACCTTCATTGCATGATGACTGGGTCAGTGCTGTTGATGGTTCTTCGTCCAG ATTCATTTTGACCGGCTGCTATGATGGGTTAGGAAG GATATGGAGCTCTCCTGAGTCGTGTACACACATTTTAGAAGGCCACTCTGGGGCAATCTCTTCTATTGCCTTTGTTAACTCCGAAG GTGCAGAAAATGTTACTGTAGCAACTGCCGCTAAAGATCGAACATTGAGATTGTTTAAG GTTGATACAGCTGAATCTGGTGACCCTACTACAAGAGTTGGGGCTTACAAAATATTACGTGGGCACAAGGCGTCGGTGGCAAGTGTTGCAGCTCAGAAATACGGGAGCAAG ATTTGCTCGGGTTCATGGGATTGCACGATCAATTTATGGGACACAGATGAGGCTACTTCAGAGTTGTCAGTAGCAGGGAAGAGAAGAAAAGGGAATAATCAGGCCGAGGAAACTCAGTTAGAG GGAGAAGCGGAGAGTACATTTGTTGGACACACACAGTGTGTCTCATCAGTTGTTTGGCCGGAGCATGATGTGATTTATTCCTGTTCATGGGACCATTCTGTAAGGAGATGGGATGTTCCCACAGGGAAAGAATCTTTGAACTTG TTCTGTGGAAAAGCTCTCAACACGGTAGATGTTGGAGGTGAAGGCTCTGCGCTTGTAGCTGCTGGTGGGTCAGATCCAATACTTAGAGTATGGGATCCTCGTAAGCCTG GAACATCTGCTCCAGTGTTTCAATTTGCTTCACACGCATCATGGATTTCCGCCTGTAAATGGCACAAAAGCTCTTGGTTTCACTTGCTCTCAGCTTCATATGATGGCAAAATCATGCTCTGGGATCTCAGAACCGCT TGGCCTTTGTCAGTGATCGACACTCACAAGGATAAG GTTTTATGTGCTGACTGGTGGAAAGGAGACAGCGTAGTGAGCGGAGGAGCAGACTCTAACCTTCGAATCTCTTCCGGAATCTCAATTTCTTAA
- the LOC106318624 gene encoding uncharacterized protein LOC106318624 — MKQSGYDEMQLLQQQVMLKQLHALQMQQQNFSNPYSSTAQKQANSSRQFPPLLDEMPLNDSSQGYLNWPQRSATPGQQGMFSMGFGSQQPDVSLYSAPVGNARGNMSQQPPIQAMYQEPGSIAFSNPFFKSQYDPSPPQLPLQQGTFMSNLGVQGTGSVNLLSQQFDSSPKDSSGRQEEQASWSSFQQKDTTKLSQGLDPLEEKILFSMEDSSSISEIASGVFGDSVSFSSPFPSSMQSGSWSALMQTAVAEASSSDTGLPEEFSGLTYQNMEMSADINDISNFIADNEKQQPSFPGFQVPSNQMRPGLFQDDSTTPVSTQRSSNVSGHWVDCNPQPKISTGNMYLQSLGMFDQLQSQTGIHRSSTAASHLAGMSSSLVPRQLGQAGMFPQFIQQNDLSTVSVSQMQTTNPFVASLPDNATLPGLGGHTTSQTRSPQRGTNQQFNVWMDLPSRQHLLDQEPVKVPAEILRSDVTTWQKSQQMSSTGHNLQQRIGLPQGLGAADFNKLPMDSGMSSMSQLKSFAFPGGASRNDQMQPAHESQVIPEKLPQHSKPLDTMHKHAEIIAPKKRKLMRTKMLTWHEEVSNASQRDHTISEAEQEWARVANFLAEKAEYDTHTFEFAPPLHRSKRRLVVTSQLMQQLLDPPPSLLFSKASSSCDVLCFFIARATLADACSLTHKRENGLPPSSYEIDKIPKKIESLTEKANKLKESFERLEKTQSMAEIKFDIEDLERFSVINRFARFHSKGPVSGQATLLKPMPQRYVAVGPMPRSIPEGVQCISL, encoded by the exons ATGAAGCAGTCTGGTTACGATGAGATGCAGCTGTTGCAGCAGCAGGTGATGCTCAAGCAGCTACATGCTCTTCAAATGCAGCAGCAGAACTTTTCAAACCCTTATTCGTCTACAGCTCAGAAGCAAGCTAACAGTAGCAGACAGTTTCCACCTCTTCTTGATGAAATGCCTCTAAATGATTCTTCACAAGGATATCTAAACTGGCCACAGAGGAGCGCAACCCCAGGCCAACAAGGAATGTTTTCTATGGGTTTTGGTTCTCAGCAGCCTGATGTTTCTCTCTACAGTGCTCCGGTTGGTAATGCAAGAGGTAATATGAGTCAACAGCCTCCGATTCAAGCGATGTATCAGGAACCTGGCAGCATAGCATTTAGCAACCCTTTCTTTAAAAGTCAATATGATCCATCTCCACCACAGTTACCTCTCCAGCAGGGAACATTTATGTCAAATCTTGGAGTTCAAGGGACAGGTTCAGTCAATCTCCTTTCTCAACAATTTGACAGCTCTCCAAAAGATTCTAGTGGGAGGCAGGAGGAACAAGCAAGCTGGTCTTCGTTTCAGCAGAAGGATACCACGAAGCTGTCTCAAGGTCTTGACCCACTAGAAGAGAAGATTCTGTTCAGTATGGAAGACAGTAGTAGCATCTCCGAGATTGCTTCCGGAGTGTTTGGTGACAGTGTGAGTTTCTCCAGTCCTTTCCCATCATCTATGCAGAGTGGGAGCTGGAGCGCGCTTATGCAGACCGCTGTTGCTGAAGCTTCTAGCAGCGATACTGGTCTTCCCGAGGAGTTCAGCGGCTTAACGTATCAGAACATGGAAATGTCTGCCGACATTAATGACATATCCAACTTCATAGCAGACAATGAGAAGCAACAGCCTAGCTTCCCTGGGTTTCAGGTGCCTTCAAATCAGATGAGACCAGGTCTCTTTCAGGATGATAGTACTACTCCTGTTTCCACTCAAAGGTCCTCTAACGTGTCTGGTCACTGGGTGGATTGTAATCCTCAACCGAAGATATCTACAGGTAATATGTATCTGCAGTCCTTGGGGATGTTTGATCAGCTACAGTCTCAGACAGGCATCCATCGCTCCAGTACAGCTGCAAGTCACTTAGCCGGTATGTCTTCTTCACTTGTGCCTCGTCAGCTCGGGCAAGCGGGGATGTTCCCGCAGTTCATACAACAGAATGATCTGTCCACCGTGTCTGTATCCCAAATGCAGACGACTAATCCATTTGTAGCGTCTTTACCTGACAATGCAACACTTCCAGGCCTTGGAGGCCACACCACTAGTCAGACTAGATCTCCCCAACGTGGTACCAATCAGCAGTTTAATGTGTGGATGGACTTACCAAGTCGCCAGCATCTTTTGGATCAAGAACCAGTCAAAGTTCCCGCTGAGATATTGAGAAGTGATGTCACAACGTGGCAAAAGTCCCAACAGATGTCGTCCACAGGACATAATCTGCAACAGAGGATTGGTTTGCCTCAAGGGCTGGGAGCAGCTGATTTTAATAAACTGCCAATGGATAGTGGAATGAGCTCAATGTCACAGCTTAAGTCATTTGCGTTCCCTGGTGGAGCCTCTCGAAATGATCAGATGCAACCTGCACATGAGTCTCAAGTGATTCCCGAGAAGTTGCCTCAGCATTCTAAGCCTTTAGACACAATGCACAAACATGCAGAGATAATCGCACCAAAGAAACGCAAACTTATGAGAACAAAGATGCTGACTTGGCATGAAGAAGTCTCTAATGCATCCCAAAGGGATCACACAATCAG TGAGGCAGAACAAGAATGGGCCAGAGTTGCTAACTTCTTAGCTGAGAAG GCCGAGTATGATACTCATACCTTCGAGTTTGCACCGCCACTGCACCGTTCAAAGAGAAGACTTGTTGTAACATCACAGCTTATGCAGCAGCTACTTGATCCTCCACCCTCACTCTTATTTTCAAAAGCATCGTCAAGTTGTGATGTTTTGTGCTTCTTCATTGCTAGAGCAACTCTTGCTGATGCTTGCAGCCTTACCCACAAGAGAGAGAATGGTTTGCCACCATCATCATATGAGATTGACAA GATACCAAAAAAGATTGAGAGTTTAACAGAGAAAGCAAATAAACTCAAGGAAAGCTTTGAAAG ACTGGAGAAGACACAGTCAATGGCAGAAATAAAATTCGACATAGAGGACTTGGAAAGATTCTCTGTTATCAACCGTTTTGCAAGGTTTCACAGCAAGGGACCAGTCTCCGGACAAGCCACTCTTCTAAAACCGATGCCACAGAGATACGTTGCGGTTGGACCGATGCCTCGGAGCATACCAGAGGGAGTACAATGCATTTCATTATGA
- the LOC106313599 gene encoding COP9 signalosome complex subunit 3-like isoform X2 — MNGIGLKRFQKTSELHYNPYYEVGNHYNDGKISELEAVVVAQSSDLEQDKDTGLVKQAVSSLYKRNILGLTHKYLTLSLQDIVNMMVQTANAKEAETHVIQMIQDGQIHALINQKDGVVRLLEDPEQYKTSEMIEVMVSVIQRTIGLSKNLLAMDESLSCDPLYLGKVCMSALSLSNVFIILKE; from the exons ATGAATGGCATTGGACTGAAGAGATTCCAGAAGACATCGGAGCTTCATTACAAT CCTTACTACGAAGTGGGTAATCATTACAACGATGGGAAGATCAGTGAACTAGAGGCAGTGGTTGTGGCCCAGAGCTCAGATCTTGAACAG GATAAGGACACTGGATTAGTGAAGCAAGCAGTGTCATCCCTTTACAAGCGCAACATACTGGGATTGACTCACAAGTACTTGACCTTGTCGCTTCAAGATATTGTCAACATGATGGTCCAAACTGCTAATGCTAAGGAGGCGGAAACGCATGTGATTCAGATG ATACAGGATGGTCAGATACATGCCCTTATCAACCAGAAAGATGGAGTGGTGAGATTGTTGGAGGACCCTGAGCAGTACAAAACCAGTGAGATGATAGAGGTCATGGTTTCTGTCATCCAAAG GACAATTGGGCTGTCGAAGAATCTGCTAGCCATGGATGAGAGTTTGTCATGTGATCCTTTATACTTGGGAAAG GTTTGTATGAGTGCCCTCTCTTTGTCTAATGTTTTCATCATTCTAAAGGAGTAA
- the LOC106313599 gene encoding COP9 signalosome complex subunit 3-like isoform X1, which yields MNGIGLKRFQKTSELHYNPYYEVGNHYNDGKISELEAVVVAQSSDLEQDKDTGLVKQAVSSLYKRNILGLTHKYLTLSLQDIVNMMVQTANAKEAETHVIQMIQDGQIHALINQKDGVVRLLEDPEQYKTSEMIEVMVSVIQRTIGLSKNLLAMDESLSCDPLYLGKVGRESQRYRLCLYRVRLIFKIP from the exons ATGAATGGCATTGGACTGAAGAGATTCCAGAAGACATCGGAGCTTCATTACAAT CCTTACTACGAAGTGGGTAATCATTACAACGATGGGAAGATCAGTGAACTAGAGGCAGTGGTTGTGGCCCAGAGCTCAGATCTTGAACAG GATAAGGACACTGGATTAGTGAAGCAAGCAGTGTCATCCCTTTACAAGCGCAACATACTGGGATTGACTCACAAGTACTTGACCTTGTCGCTTCAAGATATTGTCAACATGATGGTCCAAACTGCTAATGCTAAGGAGGCGGAAACGCATGTGATTCAGATG ATACAGGATGGTCAGATACATGCCCTTATCAACCAGAAAGATGGAGTGGTGAGATTGTTGGAGGACCCTGAGCAGTACAAAACCAGTGAGATGATAGAGGTCATGGTTTCTGTCATCCAAAG GACAATTGGGCTGTCGAAGAATCTGCTAGCCATGGATGAGAGTTTGTCATGTGATCCTTTATACTTGGGAAAG GTTGGAAGGGAAAGTCAAAGGTACCGCCTTTGTCTCTACCGTGTGAGGCTTATTTTCAAGATACCGTGA